The genomic segment ATTACTTCACGAACACTATTGACACATTGGACATGTTCAATTATACATTAGACATACAAGATACAAACATTGAACATTCGTCAGGAGGATCATCATGAAAGGGAGGTTCAGGCAATACTTGAGTGTGTCGGGTGGGGCCCTGCTTCTTGGTGTCGTTCTTATGGTCGGAGCAATCGCCGTGGTCTTCGGCGGCGAGCATGCCCTCTCGAGGACTGAGTTCTGCGTGAGCTGCCATTCCCAGACATATCCCTATGAGGAGCTGAAAAAGTCCTCACACTATGGCGCGCTAGGGGCCGATCCAGGCTGTAAGGATTGCCACGTCCCCCAGGGCTTAGGGAACTTCCATCTGGCTTTATGGACACACACCTATGACGGGATCCGGGCGGTGCTCGCAGAGATCAAA from the Nitrospira sp. genome contains:
- a CDS encoding cytochrome C; protein product: MKGRFRQYLSVSGGALLLGVVLMVGAIAVVFGGEHALSRTEFCVSCHSQTYPYEELKKSSHYGALGADPGCKDCHVPQGLGNFHLALWTHTYDGIRAVLAEIKYDYSTIEKFNERRPIMAHYARMSLKNWDSVTCRECHKNTKPPGASAKAAHKKMETEGATCIDCHQNLVHKKVPESDLNASLAQGIMVLKEVKKETEDKDEKD